The Halococcus sediminicola genome has a segment encoding these proteins:
- a CDS encoding sugar phosphate isomerase/epimerase family protein: MVELAFSTNAYTRHALPDAVERIADHGYAGVEILGDEPHAYFPDFGEDDLEALSNTLDSTGLAVSNINANTATGYYDDAPPSSFFDPSVVTADDEGREWRIDYTKQAIDLADEVGAPAVCLATGRPLPGNPPEKAYEYLLDSLGTICEYAAEHDVAVGIEYEPELLVECTDEVLELIEDVGHDTLGVNLDVGHAAVYGEDPAEAIRRSAGHITGVHLEDIVGGVRGKHYHRIPGEGDLDFRAIFDALDDVGYEGFATLELYTYPDEPDGAASEAYEALSSYC, encoded by the coding sequence ATGGTCGAACTGGCATTTTCGACGAACGCCTACACGCGCCACGCGCTGCCGGACGCGGTCGAACGCATCGCCGACCACGGTTACGCCGGCGTCGAAATCTTGGGCGACGAACCACACGCCTACTTCCCCGACTTCGGCGAGGACGATCTGGAGGCCCTGTCGAATACGCTCGACAGCACCGGGTTGGCCGTTTCGAACATCAACGCGAACACCGCGACGGGCTACTACGACGACGCGCCGCCGTCGTCATTCTTCGATCCGAGCGTCGTCACCGCCGACGACGAGGGACGGGAGTGGCGCATCGACTACACGAAGCAAGCCATCGACCTCGCCGACGAGGTCGGCGCGCCCGCGGTCTGTCTCGCCACCGGCCGTCCACTGCCCGGCAATCCGCCAGAGAAGGCATACGAGTACCTGCTCGACTCCCTCGGGACGATCTGTGAATACGCCGCCGAACACGACGTCGCGGTGGGCATCGAGTACGAACCCGAACTGCTCGTCGAGTGCACCGATGAAGTCCTGGAACTGATCGAGGACGTCGGTCACGATACGCTCGGAGTCAACCTCGACGTCGGCCACGCGGCCGTCTACGGGGAGGACCCCGCCGAGGCGATTCGCCGGAGTGCGGGCCACATCACGGGCGTCCATCTAGAGGACATCGTCGGCGGCGTGCGCGGCAAACACTACCACCGCATCCCCGGCGAGGGCGACCTCGATTTCCGAGCGATCTTCGACGCGCTCGACGACGTCGGCTACGAGGGATTCGCCACGCTCGAACTCTACACGTATCCCGACGAACCCGACGGAGCCGCCAGCGAGGCCTACGAGGCGCTGTCGTCGTACTGCTGA
- a CDS encoding UbiA family prenyltransferase, whose product MAGSEEVADESDLREKFAAYAALVRVPNLFSAPPDVLLGGALVAATGERISIPALAGLAVASVLLYAGGTTLNDYFDAEVDARERPERPIPSGRVPRRTAGVLGAALLVGGVLVALAAAGPRAGLFAATLAVVIALYDGVLKGGSAGFLAMGSARGLDVLLGTAAGVTATTAALSAWALAIPVVVALYIALVTYMADNEATTTERGAVAAAAAGVLLAVLGVLAAVVTLGPPLVRVAFAVGLAGGFLVWTGRALGPAYATPRPDTVGPAVGTCILALVVLDAAFAALAGVGWALAVLIFLVPAVSLSRLFDVS is encoded by the coding sequence GTGGCTGGGTCTGAGGAGGTGGCCGACGAGTCCGACTTGCGCGAGAAGTTCGCGGCCTACGCGGCGTTGGTGCGCGTTCCGAATCTCTTCAGCGCACCGCCGGACGTCCTGCTCGGTGGCGCGCTCGTCGCCGCCACAGGTGAAAGGATTTCGATACCTGCGCTCGCCGGACTCGCGGTCGCGTCGGTGCTGCTGTACGCCGGCGGCACGACGCTAAACGACTACTTCGATGCGGAGGTCGACGCGCGCGAGCGCCCGGAACGCCCGATCCCGTCGGGAAGGGTTCCACGGCGGACGGCGGGCGTGCTCGGCGCGGCGCTGCTGGTCGGCGGTGTGCTCGTCGCGCTCGCGGCGGCCGGCCCGCGAGCCGGCCTGTTCGCGGCGACGCTCGCAGTCGTCATCGCGCTCTACGACGGCGTGCTCAAGGGCGGATCTGCTGGCTTTCTCGCGATGGGCAGCGCACGTGGACTCGACGTGTTGCTCGGCACGGCGGCAGGGGTGACAGCAACGACAGCCGCGCTTTCCGCGTGGGCGCTCGCGATCCCGGTCGTCGTCGCGCTGTATATCGCCCTCGTGACGTACATGGCCGACAACGAGGCGACGACGACCGAACGCGGCGCGGTCGCGGCGGCGGCCGCCGGCGTGTTGCTGGCCGTTCTCGGGGTGCTCGCGGCAGTCGTGACCCTGGGGCCGCCCCTCGTTCGGGTCGCGTTCGCGGTCGGGCTCGCCGGCGGCTTTCTGGTGTGGACCGGGCGCGCACTCGGGCCGGCGTACGCGACTCCCCGACCCGATACCGTCGGCCCGGCGGTCGGGACCTGCATCCTCGCGCTCGTCGTGCTCGACGCGGCGTTCGCGGCGCTCGCGGGCGTCGGCTGGGCGCTCGCCGTCCTCATCTTCCTCGTCCCCGCGGTCAGCCTCTCCCGTCTGTTCGACGTCTCGTAG